Proteins encoded within one genomic window of Solea senegalensis isolate Sse05_10M linkage group LG11, IFAPA_SoseM_1, whole genome shotgun sequence:
- the LOC122776903 gene encoding uncharacterized protein LOC122776903 has product MSALGEDIRQAVLVVLPSLPEDKVQSLLNKLASIGVESKSDLQFIKEEDLPANITTIQCRRLLNAWQTKGETSAKYRREMVRIIVDEMRLTELNPSKSQCLTVAKMIVKQHPKCFADVMRDGTVIGSGYGSLSTQLKTRVEHVNRGSALSRRRKQRRVSNSPADTARGPADQYGCVRWQPECPPGESEESLKEKQREMKDLYCVEGPAGAERGLLTQLMKTTYYLQRKTINASPPPSIAELKNEWPYLFTPKELYSHFKLLTDIGILDKMEQVMEEKGKLILQFFQQKPAGTNADEVERILVKYNREEMCDPCPCVILLLMAHFRENPEGLVLQADKLATAADIERTLPLPDSPRLIVLGEVLTATQWMLSIEGQVVVPPHSNFVAGMAAFFSSYYNFNLVYQEQASCTLEFIQRCFIGLNPTSGTKTTKLVSQRSGKVHEKKNNSVNPHVSSLLRRLMDFEWL; this is encoded by the exons ATGTCAGCACTAGGGGAGGACATAAGGCAAGCTGTGTTGGTGGTATTACCTAGCCTACCAGAGGATAAAGTACAGTCCCTCCTGAACAAGTTGGCAAGCATTGGAGTGGAATCCAAATCTGACCTGCAGTTCATCAAAGAGGAGGATCTCCCTGCCAACATTACAACTATCCAGTGTCGGAGGCTTCTCAATGCGTGGCAAACCAAAG GAGAAACGTCTGCTAAATACCGCAGGGAAATGGTACGAATCATTGTTGATGAAATGAGGCTGACTGAATTAAATCCATCAAAATCTCAGTGCCTGACAGTGGCCAAGATGATTGTAAAGCAGCATCCCAAATGCTTTGCAGATGTCATGAGAGATGGTACTGTAATTGGTAGTGGCTATGGATCCCTTTCGACTCAACTAAAAACACGAGTAGAACATGTTAATCGTGGAAGTGCTCTCTCCAGACGAAGGAAACAGAGAAGGGTCTCAAATTCACCTGCAGACACAGCTAGAGGACCAGCTGACCAATATGGCTGCGTGAGATGGCAGCCTGAATGTCCACCGGGGGAATCTGAAGAGAGTCTcaaagagaagcagagggaAATGAAAGACCTCTACTGCGTTGAGGGGCCAGCTGGTGCAGAGAGAGGACTTTTGACTCAGTTAATGAAAACAACCTACTACCTCCAAAGAAAAACCATCAATGCCAGCCCACCCCCTTCGATTGCTGAGCTGAAGAATGAGTGGCCATATCTTTTTACACCAAAAGAGCTGTACAGCCATTTCAAATTACTCACAGACATTGGCATCCTGGATAAAATGGAGCAGGTTATGGAAGAAAAAGGGAAGCTGATCCTTCAGTTTTTCCAGCAGAAGCCAGCGGGGACTAATGCAGATGAGGTAGAGCGCATCCTGGTGAAGTACAACAGAGAAGAAATGTGTGATCCATGCCCATGTGTGATCCTCCTACTTATGGCACACTTCAGAGAGAACCCTGAGGGACTCGTTTTGCAGGCAGAT aAGTTAGCAACAGCAGCTGACATCGAAAGAACACTACCGCTTCCTGACTCTCCGAGACTAATTGTCTTAG gTGAAGTGCTCACAGCAACTCAATGGATGCTGAGCATCGAGGGTCAGGTGGTTGTGCCTCCACATTCCAACTTCGTGGCTGGAATGGCAGCATTCTTTTCAAGCTATTACAACTTTAATCTGGTGTACCAGGAGCAAGCATCTTGCACACTGGAATTCATTCAAAG ATGTTTCATTGGACTCAACCCCACCAGTGGCACCAAGACGACAAAGCTGGTCAGCCAAAGAAGTGGGAAGGTGcatgagaagaagaaca